The Calditrichota bacterium genome has a window encoding:
- the murQ gene encoding N-acetylmuramic acid 6-phosphate etherase: protein MKESVFQELAGLTTEARNPDTQNLDTMSTREILEAMNREDRKVPEILAAAIPQIEKVVDRVVEALSKGGRLLYIGAGTSGRLGVLDAAECPPTFGTDPWQVQGFIAGGYDALVRAVEGAEDNPDGVLHDYEMCCINEEDVVVGITASRRTPFVLGGLRHAKAHGCFTALLICNTSVDAGPNALSQKLNEVADVIIELPVGPEALTGSTRLKAGTATKLALNMISTASWVRMGKCYGNLMVDLRMGSQKLQARARRIMMELTGCEYEWADELLRTAGGELKTALVMHFRGLTSDHAREVLEENGGKIVAT from the coding sequence GTGAAAGAATCCGTTTTTCAAGAACTCGCGGGACTCACGACTGAAGCCCGCAATCCGGACACGCAAAATCTCGACACGATGTCAACTCGAGAGATTTTGGAAGCCATGAACCGTGAAGACCGGAAGGTCCCGGAAATTCTCGCGGCCGCGATTCCGCAGATCGAGAAAGTCGTCGACCGGGTGGTGGAAGCTCTCTCGAAGGGTGGTCGGCTCCTTTATATAGGAGCGGGGACTTCGGGTCGGTTGGGAGTTTTGGATGCTGCCGAATGTCCGCCGACTTTCGGGACGGATCCGTGGCAGGTGCAGGGGTTTATTGCCGGGGGGTATGATGCTCTGGTGCGAGCCGTGGAGGGAGCCGAGGACAATCCGGATGGAGTGCTGCACGACTATGAAATGTGTTGCATAAATGAGGAGGACGTGGTGGTGGGGATCACGGCTTCGCGGCGTACGCCCTTTGTTTTGGGTGGTTTACGCCACGCGAAGGCACATGGATGCTTTACGGCGCTCCTCATATGCAACACCAGCGTGGACGCTGGACCCAATGCGCTGTCGCAGAAACTCAACGAGGTCGCGGATGTGATCATTGAATTGCCGGTGGGGCCGGAGGCTTTGACGGGGTCTACTCGATTGAAGGCGGGGACGGCGACTAAGCTTGCTTTGAATATGATCTCGACTGCTTCGTGGGTTCGGATGGGGAAGTGTTACGGGAATTTGATGGTGGATTTGCGGATGGGGAGTCAGAAGCTGCAGGCTCGGGCGCGGCGGATTATGATGGAGCTGACCGGCTGTGAGTATGAGTGGGCTGACGAACTTTTGCGCACGGCCGGGGGGGAACTCAAAACTGCTTTGGTGATGCACTTCCGTGGTTTGACATCGGATCACGCGCGGGAAGTTTTGGAAGAGAATGGTGGAAAGATTGTAGCCACATAA
- a CDS encoding SRPBCC domain-containing protein, translating to MSTSKLGYTTSHIIKQPLKKVWEAVTEEKHLKKYFVDKQIGEWGPDLAPVRWWWKEFGDMTMDMYPIEYKKFEKIVFVGPAYGPKYMTTMTFEFVKKGPGETIFRVHDYGYKQKDLKVAFTMCEGWTEFHTYLKAYMKFNVDVMRERKIAKRK from the coding sequence GTGTCCACTTCTAAGTTGGGCTACACTACGTCGCACATTATTAAGCAGCCGCTCAAGAAAGTTTGGGAAGCGGTGACTGAAGAAAAGCACCTCAAGAAATATTTTGTCGACAAGCAGATCGGCGAGTGGGGGCCGGACCTCGCGCCGGTGCGGTGGTGGTGGAAAGAGTTCGGCGATATGACGATGGATATGTACCCGATCGAATACAAGAAATTCGAGAAGATCGTGTTCGTGGGGCCGGCCTACGGGCCGAAATATATGACGACGATGACGTTTGAGTTCGTCAAGAAGGGTCCGGGCGAAACGATTTTCCGGGTGCATGACTACGGCTACAAACAGAAAGATCTCAAAGTCGCGTTCACGATGTGCGAAGGGTGGACGGAGTTTCATACGTATTTGAAAGCGTACATGAAATTCAACGTGGATGTGATGAGGGAGCGAAAAATAGCAAAGAGGAAATAG
- a CDS encoding HAD-IA family hydrolase → MTEEIEIMLDYTTLAALEEDGAFDTPMEDTLYLVDLGNVLLKLDFERFIARAAERGTRSRDEIRERYIHGESKSSFERGRCTPDEFIEELREFLNWPKTEASATKLRDIWCDIFDEFPGVRDALEQLKLMGRVWVLSDTDPLHIQWVSRNFSWALDVDQVLTSYDRGKLKSDPGVFEEIVKESALPAEQILFIDDLQKNIDAANKASISTHLFTTWDNAWLEI, encoded by the coding sequence ATGACAGAAGAGATAGAAATAATGCTCGACTATACCACACTCGCCGCGCTCGAAGAAGACGGAGCCTTTGATACCCCGATGGAAGACACTCTGTACCTTGTAGATTTGGGAAATGTCCTGCTGAAACTGGATTTCGAGCGCTTTATCGCGCGCGCGGCCGAACGCGGCACGAGATCGCGCGACGAAATCCGCGAGCGGTACATACACGGCGAGAGCAAATCGAGCTTCGAAAGAGGCCGGTGCACCCCTGACGAGTTCATCGAAGAGCTGCGCGAGTTCTTGAATTGGCCCAAAACCGAAGCCAGCGCGACGAAGCTGCGCGACATCTGGTGCGACATCTTCGACGAATTCCCCGGCGTGCGCGACGCGCTCGAACAGTTGAAACTGATGGGCAGGGTGTGGGTGTTGTCCGATACGGACCCGCTGCATATTCAGTGGGTGTCGCGGAATTTTTCGTGGGCGCTCGATGTCGATCAAGTCCTGACCTCCTACGACCGCGGCAAACTGAAATCCGATCCCGGTGTTTTCGAGGAAATTGTAAAAGAGTCCGCGCTCCCCGCCGAGCAAATTCTGTTCATTGACGATCTGCAAAAGAATATAGACGCCGCGAACAAAGCGAGCATTTCCACGCACTTGTTTACAACGTGGGATAACGCGTGGTTAGAGATATGA
- a CDS encoding DUF2179 domain-containing protein, translated as MNFVTDLVDWITRVGQGQVWLLALGIFVARIADQSFATLRTISIFRGFKVLAALFGFMEVFIWINVIAQVIRNLDDWYLGVVYAVGFAAGNFVGMWIESRLAIGHQMVRVISKREANLADELWKLNYAVVEMDGRTVAGEMDILFVAEKRRNVPKLLRQIHEIDHEAFLTVEDVKQVGLRQRDPSVVWGEKMIGDVGKWVTHPLKKRTKEKG; from the coding sequence GTGAATTTCGTCACAGACTTAGTTGATTGGATCACGCGGGTCGGTCAAGGACAAGTATGGCTGCTCGCGTTAGGTATTTTCGTTGCGCGTATCGCCGACCAGAGTTTTGCGACGCTGCGTACAATCTCCATTTTCCGTGGATTCAAAGTGCTGGCCGCATTATTTGGATTCATGGAAGTGTTCATTTGGATCAATGTCATTGCACAGGTGATTCGCAATTTGGACGATTGGTATTTGGGTGTTGTATATGCAGTGGGCTTCGCGGCGGGGAATTTTGTAGGAATGTGGATCGAATCGAGGTTGGCAATCGGACATCAAATGGTGCGCGTGATCTCGAAGCGCGAAGCAAACCTCGCCGATGAGCTTTGGAAATTGAACTATGCCGTTGTGGAAATGGACGGCCGCACCGTCGCAGGGGAGATGGACATTTTGTTTGTTGCCGAGAAGCGGCGTAACGTGCCGAAACTGCTGCGGCAAATTCACGAGATTGATCACGAAGCCTTCCTGACCGTAGAAGATGTCAAGCAGGTGGGTTTGCGCCAACGGGATCCGAGTGTTGTGTGGGGAGAAAAAATGATCGGCGATGTCGGCAAATGGGTGACGCACCCACTGAAGAAAAGGACAAAGGAAAAGGGATGA
- the rsmG gene encoding 16S rRNA (guanine(527)-N(7))-methyltransferase RsmG: MTPTQEQHLQHYLKRVAEAGILLVSVADRSRLSERHLAPSLAGLELLPETGKILDIGSGGGFPAIPLAILTPHLSYTLVESNSRKAAFLTRVSRETELSERVTILNQRVEDLQGERFDCIMARAVTELPLLVKWCRPLLAREGCLLFWKGQNWRHEAWPEELGLKLLTELNLADGSRLIKLIIEQ, translated from the coding sequence TTGACTCCTACACAAGAACAACACCTTCAGCACTATCTGAAGCGCGTCGCTGAAGCCGGCATCCTCCTCGTCTCTGTGGCGGATCGCTCGCGGCTTTCAGAGCGCCACTTAGCTCCGTCCTTAGCGGGGCTTGAACTGCTCCCGGAAACCGGGAAAATTTTGGACATTGGATCGGGCGGAGGGTTTCCGGCGATTCCTTTGGCAATCTTAACTCCTCATTTGTCATATACTTTAGTTGAGTCAAACTCAAGAAAAGCAGCCTTTTTGACACGTGTTTCACGTGAAACAGAGCTTTCTGAGCGAGTTACAATCCTCAATCAAAGAGTTGAAGACCTTCAAGGTGAGCGCTTTGATTGCATCATGGCGCGAGCTGTGACGGAGCTTCCGCTTTTGGTGAAATGGTGCCGTCCGCTTTTGGCTCGGGAAGGTTGTCTTCTGTTTTGGAAAGGACAGAATTGGCGACACGAAGCCTGGCCGGAGGAATTGGGCCTCAAGTTACTCACAGAACTCAACTTAGCTGATGGAAGTCGGCTGATTAAACTCATTATTGAACAGTGA
- a CDS encoding carbon starvation protein A, whose product MLLTIILTSALILIVAYKTYGSLLARLLWLDPDKKTPAVELADGVDYDPIDWRFLLSQHFSAIAAAGPIVGPIVAGMMFGWLPTLIWILLGAIFIGGIHDFGSLVASIRHKARSIAEVVREHMTRRSYFLFLTFVWIALIYIIVAFTDIVAGSFVGQITLENGQTVSGAGIATSSLLYLALPIVMAFVLRWTKLSLLTTTLIFLPLVGAAIWFGQYIPIDFASWFGISDLAAQKIWVVLLLIYCFLAAVVPMWLLLQPRGHLGGFFLFAALIAGAVGVLFSGSKIEYPAFISWNVPSGAGTATLFPILFITVACGACSGFHSIIASGTSSKQLRTEPDAKKVGYGAMLLEAMVAVVSLACVMILSKEAIAQIGGKPNFIYALGLGRFMEVFGIPASFGVLFGLMAFTTFVYDTLDVCTRLGRYILQELTGWQGALGRYVSTGLTAFVPLFFVMRTVTDASGKVIPSWQIFWPVFGASNQLLAAIGLLGITVWLYRTYKANWVWPVAGIPTVIMYIMSGWALLQYVTGGFVKDGALTMPTSPVPWVALILIVLALMLLWEAIKVFSKSDSSDVGAEGVPPAVA is encoded by the coding sequence ATGCTCCTAACCATCATCCTAACCAGCGCCCTGATCCTGATCGTAGCCTACAAAACCTACGGCAGCCTGCTCGCGCGGCTGCTTTGGCTGGATCCGGACAAGAAAACACCGGCGGTGGAGCTGGCCGACGGCGTGGATTACGATCCGATTGATTGGAGATTTCTGCTGAGCCAACACTTCTCGGCCATCGCCGCGGCGGGCCCCATCGTCGGGCCGATTGTCGCAGGCATGATGTTCGGCTGGCTGCCCACATTAATATGGATTTTGCTGGGCGCGATCTTCATCGGCGGCATCCACGACTTCGGCTCGCTCGTGGCCTCGATTCGCCACAAGGCCCGCTCGATTGCCGAAGTCGTCCGCGAACATATGACGCGCCGCAGCTATTTTCTCTTCCTGACTTTTGTCTGGATTGCGTTAATATATATTATTGTTGCGTTTACAGATATTGTCGCAGGCAGCTTCGTCGGCCAAATCACCTTGGAAAACGGCCAGACCGTCAGCGGCGCAGGCATTGCCACCTCCAGCCTGCTCTACCTCGCGCTGCCCATCGTCATGGCCTTCGTCCTTCGGTGGACTAAGCTCTCGCTGCTCACGACGACGCTGATCTTCTTGCCCTTGGTCGGCGCGGCCATCTGGTTCGGCCAGTACATCCCCATTGATTTTGCGAGCTGGTTCGGCATCAGCGACCTCGCGGCGCAAAAAATCTGGGTCGTCCTTCTCCTCATATATTGTTTCCTCGCCGCGGTCGTCCCGATGTGGCTCCTGCTGCAGCCGCGCGGACACTTGGGCGGATTCTTCTTGTTCGCGGCCCTGATCGCCGGCGCGGTCGGTGTGCTCTTTAGCGGAAGCAAGATCGAATATCCCGCGTTCATCAGTTGGAACGTCCCCTCCGGCGCGGGCACGGCGACGCTCTTTCCGATTTTGTTTATCACAGTTGCTTGCGGAGCGTGCAGCGGATTTCATTCGATTATCGCCAGCGGCACAAGCTCAAAACAGTTGCGCACGGAGCCCGACGCGAAGAAAGTCGGCTACGGCGCAATGCTCCTCGAGGCAATGGTCGCGGTCGTGTCACTCGCGTGCGTGATGATTCTGTCGAAAGAAGCCATCGCGCAAATCGGCGGCAAACCGAATTTCATTTACGCGTTGGGTCTCGGCCGCTTTATGGAAGTTTTCGGAATTCCCGCGAGCTTCGGTGTATTGTTCGGCTTGATGGCGTTCACGACTTTCGTCTATGACACACTCGACGTCTGCACGAGATTAGGACGCTACATTTTGCAAGAACTCACCGGCTGGCAAGGCGCGCTCGGGCGTTATGTTTCAACGGGATTGACGGCGTTCGTGCCGTTGTTCTTCGTCATGCGCACGGTCACCGATGCGAGCGGCAAAGTGATTCCAAGTTGGCAAATCTTTTGGCCCGTTTTCGGAGCAAGCAATCAATTGCTCGCGGCGATCGGCCTGCTCGGCATCACGGTTTGGCTCTATCGCACCTACAAAGCCAATTGGGTTTGGCCTGTCGCCGGAATTCCCACGGTCATCATGTACATCATGAGCGGTTGGGCGCTGTTACAATATGTAACTGGAGGATTTGTAAAAGACGGTGCGCTTACAATGCCCACATCTCCCGTTCCGTGGGTCGCGCTGATCTTGATCGTTCTGGCGCTGATGTTGTTGTGGGAAGCGATCAAAGTTTTCTCAAAGAGTGATAGCTCAGATGTAGGGGCGGAAGGCGTTCCGCCCGCTGTTGCATAA
- a CDS encoding tetratricopeptide repeat protein — MFRVALLIIYALSALPSFAADEPARGDSLYFVQHYTEAVKEFKKFVKKHPNHARTWYRLGFSELKSGEYAEAEKALSRANELGFNVAYTNFNLACALSQQGKLELATEKLRASLDAGYPFSAVEADPDLENLRASESWPALFSELEKSAKPCDYDTLYRQFDFWIGEWDVFLTNGGNKVGDNIITKEQNGCLLRENWTSISGNTGTSTNYVNPETRKWNQIWHGASGNYTYYEGEWQGGAMRFTGTNYDYGKVPEHMRMTFTPNADGSVRQLIELQNALSEEWTVSFDGTYKRKEQ; from the coding sequence ATGTTTCGGGTTGCTCTCCTTATTATATATGCGCTGTCCGCGCTGCCGTCCTTTGCGGCGGATGAACCTGCCCGAGGGGATTCGTTGTATTTTGTACAACATTACACCGAAGCTGTCAAAGAGTTTAAGAAATTCGTCAAAAAGCACCCGAATCATGCGCGGACTTGGTACCGGTTGGGCTTTTCCGAACTGAAATCGGGGGAATACGCCGAGGCTGAGAAAGCCCTGAGCCGGGCAAACGAGCTGGGCTTCAACGTCGCCTACACGAATTTCAATTTGGCGTGCGCGCTGTCGCAACAGGGGAAGCTCGAACTTGCGACGGAGAAACTGCGCGCGAGTTTGGATGCGGGATATCCGTTCTCGGCGGTTGAAGCAGATCCCGATCTCGAAAATCTGCGAGCGAGCGAAAGCTGGCCCGCGCTGTTTTCAGAACTCGAAAAGTCCGCCAAACCCTGCGACTACGACACGCTCTACCGCCAATTTGATTTTTGGATTGGAGAGTGGGATGTCTTTCTGACCAACGGTGGGAATAAGGTCGGCGATAACATCATCACCAAAGAACAAAACGGTTGCCTGCTGCGTGAAAACTGGACATCGATCAGTGGGAATACGGGAACGAGCACCAACTATGTAAATCCCGAAACGCGCAAGTGGAATCAGATCTGGCACGGCGCGTCCGGCAACTACACCTACTACGAAGGCGAGTGGCAAGGCGGCGCGATGCGCTTCACCGGCACGAACTACGACTACGGCAAAGTCCCCGAGCACATGCGCATGACCTTCACGCCCAACGCGGACGGCAGCGTCCGCCAACTAATAGAATTGCAAAACGCTCTTTCAGAAGAGTGGACCGTTTCATTCGACGGAACCTATAAAAGGAAAGAACAATGA
- a CDS encoding TfoX/Sxy family protein, with product MSIKRMFGGAGFYLNGRMFALTDGDMIYLKADEENRARFTARKMQQFAPFEDKPEMRMHYYSLSSEDLEDDDAIRELGKLAAEASARAATKKKKPSTKRAKTKN from the coding sequence GTGAGTATTAAGAGAATGTTCGGCGGCGCAGGCTTCTACTTGAACGGCCGCATGTTCGCGCTAACTGACGGCGACATGATTTATCTGAAGGCCGACGAAGAAAACCGCGCGCGCTTCACAGCAAGAAAAATGCAGCAGTTCGCGCCGTTCGAAGACAAACCCGAGATGCGCATGCACTATTACTCCTTGTCTTCAGAGGATTTGGAAGACGACGACGCCATAAGAGAGTTAGGCAAGTTAGCAGCAGAAGCGTCGGCGCGCGCCGCTACAAAGAAGAAAAAGCCCTCCACAAAGAGAGCAAAAACAAAAAACTGA
- a CDS encoding SRPBCC domain-containing protein, whose product MAKKAVTKNVNYSVATGKISFTVSQSYRAPMKKIWEAATKKTHLQKFFVDKVSGDFNDKFETVFWTFAGHGEFPIYPVGYAPGKFLEFYWPMYGTRSKLSLVRFDFTEKNGLVTVEITESGWSQSGLSYAFANCEGWTEFLVNLKAYVLHKKDLRTKKR is encoded by the coding sequence GTGGCCAAGAAAGCCGTAACCAAGAACGTGAATTATTCCGTCGCCACAGGCAAGATTTCTTTCACAGTGTCGCAGAGCTACCGCGCGCCGATGAAAAAGATCTGGGAAGCTGCCACAAAGAAGACTCATTTGCAAAAGTTCTTCGTGGACAAAGTCTCGGGCGACTTCAACGACAAATTCGAAACCGTGTTCTGGACTTTCGCGGGCCACGGCGAGTTTCCGATCTATCCTGTTGGATATGCACCGGGCAAATTCCTCGAGTTTTATTGGCCGATGTACGGCACAAGGAGCAAACTCTCGCTGGTTCGTTTCGACTTCACAGAAAAAAACGGACTCGTGACCGTAGAGATCACCGAGTCCGGTTGGAGTCAAAGCGGCTTGTCCTATGCCTTTGCCAACTGCGAAGGGTGGACGGAGTTCTTGGTTAATCTAAAAGCCTACGTGCTCCACAAGAAAGATTTGCGAACGAAGAAAAGGTAG
- a CDS encoding transposase, with translation MTNTRYTRKNSLRLEGYDYRWPGTYFVTICTEGRENLFGSIVDSKVVLNELGEIVKREWEKSGEIRASVELDKFVIMPNHIHGIIILNDISNDQYGGAEGHPEATKVVGADGNPPAPSDTRILGARTESTYPRTVPVSTVVAAFKRASTKSINDQRGTRGDSVWQRGFFDRIIRNEHEMGLARQYIVDNPMNWELDSNNSDHRGDFWEE, from the coding sequence ATGACGAATACGCGATACACACGAAAGAACTCTTTGCGGCTGGAGGGGTATGATTACCGGTGGCCGGGGACTTATTTTGTGACGATCTGCACGGAGGGGCGGGAGAATTTGTTTGGGTCGATTGTAGATAGCAAAGTTGTGTTGAACGAATTGGGCGAGATTGTTAAGCGGGAGTGGGAGAAGTCGGGGGAGATTCGCGCATCGGTTGAGTTGGATAAATTTGTAATTATGCCGAATCATATTCATGGCATTATTATCTTAAACGACATATCGAACGATCAATATGGTGGGGCGGAAGGTCATCCGGAGGCAACCAAAGTTGTAGGGGCGGATGGCAATCCGCCCGCCCCAAGCGACACGAGAATCTTAGGCGCGAGAACAGAGTCAACATATCCGCGAACCGTCCCTGTGAGCACAGTCGTTGCGGCCTTCAAGCGAGCGTCAACCAAATCCATCAACGATCAGCGGGGAACGCGAGGTGATAGTGTCTGGCAGCGAGGCTTTTTTGATCGCATCATTCGCAACGAACACGAAATGGGTTTGGCGCGACAATACATCGTTGATAATCCCATGAATTGGGAATTGGATAGTAACAATTCGGATCATCGCGGCGATTTCTGGGAAGAATGA
- a CDS encoding NAD(P)-dependent alcohol dehydrogenase: MNAFTNRRYGSEDVLKLEELPIPEPNDNEVLIRVHATSVNAADWHLLRAEPFIMRFMEGFSKPKTYILGADVAGKVETVGKNVTSFKPGDEVYGDLSGNGFGGFAEYACAIERALAHKPANLSYEEAAAIPLAAITALQALRIAEIKAGKKVLINGASGGVGSFAVQIAKAYETEVTAVCSSRNVEQSRGLGADHVIDYTKEDFTQNGQHYDLIVGANGYHPLSHYKRALAENGRYVVVGGQYKQMFGAMFFGWYYSLFGSKKFRVFVAKPTRADLLFLKDLAEQNKLKPVISHKFKFDQIPEAVRQVYTGHSPGKVVINIV, encoded by the coding sequence GTGAACGCATTTACAAACAGAAGATACGGCTCGGAAGATGTTCTCAAACTCGAAGAACTCCCAATTCCCGAGCCTAACGACAATGAAGTCTTGATTAGAGTGCATGCGACGTCCGTGAACGCAGCCGACTGGCATTTGCTGCGCGCCGAGCCGTTTATTATGCGTTTCATGGAAGGTTTCTCCAAACCTAAGACTTACATACTCGGCGCGGACGTCGCGGGTAAAGTCGAAACCGTCGGCAAGAATGTCACGAGCTTCAAACCCGGCGACGAAGTCTACGGCGATCTCTCAGGCAATGGTTTTGGAGGATTTGCGGAGTACGCGTGCGCAATCGAGAGAGCACTTGCGCACAAACCCGCGAATCTGTCTTACGAAGAAGCGGCCGCAATTCCGTTGGCAGCCATCACGGCATTGCAAGCTCTGCGTATTGCCGAGATCAAAGCGGGCAAGAAAGTTTTGATCAATGGCGCGTCCGGCGGTGTAGGCTCTTTTGCGGTTCAGATTGCAAAGGCATATGAAACAGAGGTCACCGCCGTTTGCAGTTCGCGCAACGTGGAGCAATCGCGCGGACTTGGAGCCGACCACGTCATCGACTACACCAAAGAAGATTTCACCCAAAACGGCCAACACTATGATTTGATAGTCGGCGCAAACGGCTACCATCCGCTGTCACACTACAAACGCGCGCTCGCGGAAAATGGCCGCTACGTTGTGGTCGGCGGACAATACAAACAAATGTTCGGCGCGATGTTCTTCGGTTGGTACTATTCTCTATTCGGCAGCAAGAAATTCAGAGTCTTCGTCGCCAAACCCACGCGGGCTGATTTGCTTTTCCTGAAAGACCTCGCGGAGCAAAACAAACTAAAACCTGTCATCTCGCACAAATTCAAGTTCGATCAAATCCCCGAAGCCGTCCGCCAAGTATACACTGGCCACTCTCCGGGAAAAGTTGTGATCAACATCGTTTGA
- the mnmG gene encoding tRNA uridine-5-carboxymethylaminomethyl(34) synthesis enzyme MnmG: MAIHTTYDVVVIGGGHAGVEAALATSRMGFRTCLVTQNLQTIGQMSCNPAIGGLAKGQLVKEIDALGGEMGRLADLATVQFRMLNRSKGPAVWSPRAQCDRVLYAREVRKTLESQRNLDLKQNTIIDFETSGGRLSACIAASGQRFECRAAVLCAGTFLNGLLHMGDWQLPGGRIGEAPSLGLSEMLMKHGFEVGRLKTGTPPRLDGRTIDYARCEHQPGDGRIVPFSVKTRKAVTDQLACHLTYTNTKTRDVLRGGLHKSPLFAGRIQGRGPRYCPSIEDKIVRFADKDRHQIFLEPEGWDTFEVYMNGFSSSLPEDVQFEALRTVPGLENTEMMRPGYAVEYDFFPAHQLHYSLETKVIEGLFFAGQINGTTGYEEAAAQGLIAGINAAQKLNGGDSLVLGRDQAYIGVLIDDLITKTPDEPYRMFTSRAEHRLILRQDNADQRLTDIGRELGLVDDQQFDSYLEKKHKLDTITAFLHETRLEELTESGLLSDPKLKGSRFAAILKRPEAELQALVAESPQFKKIRSDSPDEELLAGIEMDVKYEGYIQRERFRAEQVRRWEEVRLPDDLDHWSVHSMSHEAKEKLSFYKPKTLGQAGRISGVRPSDTSALLIHLKRIGHL, encoded by the coding sequence ATGGCAATACACACTACTTATGATGTCGTCGTGATCGGCGGCGGACACGCGGGCGTCGAAGCCGCACTGGCCACGTCTCGCATGGGCTTTCGCACCTGTTTGGTCACCCAAAATCTCCAAACTATCGGCCAAATGTCTTGCAACCCGGCTATCGGCGGGCTTGCTAAAGGTCAATTAGTCAAGGAGATAGATGCGCTCGGCGGCGAAATGGGCCGGTTGGCCGACCTTGCCACCGTCCAGTTTCGCATGCTGAATCGCTCCAAGGGTCCTGCCGTTTGGTCCCCTCGCGCGCAGTGCGATCGCGTTCTCTACGCCCGCGAAGTTCGCAAAACCCTCGAATCGCAACGAAATTTAGACCTCAAACAAAATACAATCATAGACTTCGAAACCTCCGGCGGCAGACTTTCGGCCTGCATCGCGGCCAGCGGTCAGCGCTTTGAGTGCCGAGCGGCGGTACTTTGCGCCGGGACGTTTCTGAATGGTTTGCTGCACATGGGGGATTGGCAACTCCCCGGCGGTCGGATAGGCGAAGCACCTTCGCTCGGACTCTCGGAAATGCTGATGAAACACGGCTTTGAGGTCGGCAGACTGAAGACCGGCACCCCCCCGCGCCTGGACGGACGCACGATCGACTACGCTCGCTGCGAACACCAGCCCGGCGACGGCCGCATCGTTCCCTTCTCTGTCAAAACCCGGAAAGCCGTCACCGATCAGCTCGCTTGCCACCTAACTTACACAAATACAAAGACTCGCGATGTCCTGCGCGGCGGGCTGCACAAGTCCCCGCTGTTCGCCGGGCGCATCCAGGGCCGCGGCCCGCGCTATTGCCCATCCATCGAAGACAAGATCGTCCGCTTCGCCGACAAAGACCGGCACCAGATCTTTCTTGAGCCCGAAGGTTGGGACACATTCGAAGTCTATATGAATGGATTCAGCTCGAGCTTGCCCGAAGACGTCCAGTTCGAAGCCCTGCGCACCGTCCCCGGACTCGAAAATACCGAGATGATGCGCCCCGGGTATGCCGTCGAATATGACTTCTTCCCCGCTCATCAGCTTCATTACTCCTTAGAAACTAAGGTCATAGAGGGTCTGTTCTTCGCTGGCCAGATCAATGGCACCACGGGCTACGAGGAAGCTGCCGCCCAAGGGTTAATTGCCGGAATAAACGCTGCTCAGAAACTGAACGGCGGTGATTCGCTGGTTTTGGGCCGTGACCAGGCCTATATCGGTGTGTTAATTGATGATTTGATCACCAAAACTCCGGACGAACCCTACCGGATGTTCACCTCCCGCGCCGAACATCGCCTGATCCTCCGTCAGGACAACGCCGATCAGCGCTTAACCGACATTGGCCGCGAATTGGGCCTGGTTGATGATCAGCAATTTGACTCCTATTTAGAAAAGAAACATAAACTTGACACCATAACAGCGTTCCTTCACGAAACACGGCTCGAAGAGCTGACCGAATCTGGTCTATTGTCAGACCCGAAATTAAAAGGCAGCCGTTTCGCAGCCATTCTGAAGCGTCCGGAAGCCGAGTTGCAAGCTCTCGTCGCGGAAAGTCCTCAGTTCAAGAAAATTCGTTCCGATTCTCCTGATGAAGAGCTGCTGGCAGGCATTGAAATGGATGTAAAATATGAGGGTTACATCCAGCGGGAACGCTTCCGCGCCGAACAGGTCCGTCGCTGGGAAGAAGTCCGTCTTCCCGACGATCTCGACCATTGGTCGGTGCACTCCATGTCCCACGAAGCCAAAGAGAAGCTAAGTTTCTATAAACCTAAAACCTTAGGTCAGGCTGGACGGATCTCCGGAGTCCGCCCCTCAGACACCTCCGCGCTATTGATCCACCTTAAGAGAATCGGTCATTTGTAA